From a region of the Candidatus Gracilibacteria bacterium genome:
- a CDS encoding PhnA protein, with translation MAKKQKDFSWLDDSASSQEVITQDSNGATLQNGDNVRAIKDIKVSGASDIKRGDIFKNIRLTDDSTLIESGKMVLKTEFFKKQ, from the coding sequence ATGGCTAAAAAACAAAAGGATTTCTCTTGGCTTGATGATAGTGCTTCAAGCCAAGAAGTTATCACCCAAGACAGTAACTGAGCTACACTCCAAAATTGAGATAATGTTCGAGCAATAAAAGATATAAAAGTATCTTGAGCTTCTGATATTAAAAGAGGTGATATATTTAAAAATATCCGTCTTACAGATGACAGTACACTTATAGAATCATGAAAAATGGTTCTAAAAACAGAGTTTTTTAAAAAACAATAA
- a CDS encoding anti-sigma factor antagonist (This anti-anti-sigma factor, or anti-sigma factor antagonist, belongs to a family that includes characterized members SpoIIAA, RsbV, RsfA, and RsfB.), which translates to METLIEVKKRQEGDIVIFDFAGELDETNADKTFTTIYEMIGEFTGKKIIFNLEGLKYLNSKSIGYIADVFSNLEDSEGEMYISNCDEGVKDVLELVGITTIIPTVDTEAEAITAMNA; encoded by the coding sequence ATGGAAACTTTAATAGAAGTAAAAAAAAGACAAGAATGAGATATCGTTATTTTTGATTTTGCCTGAGAACTTGATGAAACAAATGCTGATAAGACATTTACTACTATCTATGAAATGATTGGAGAATTTACAGGGAAAAAGATTATATTTAATCTTGAATGACTCAAATATCTAAATTCTAAGTCTATTGGGTATATTGCTGATGTATTTTCAAACCTAGAAGACAGTGAAGGAGAAATGTATATTTCAAATTGTGATGAAGGAGTCAAAGACGTCCTTGAACTAGTAGGTATTACCACTATTATTCCGACGGTAGATACTGAAGCTGAAGCTATTACTGCGATGAACGCATAA
- the recF gene encoding DNA replication and repair protein RecF (All proteins in this family for which functions are known are DNA-binding proteins that assist the filamentation of RecA onto DNA for the initiation of recombination or recombinational repair.) produces MKNFRNFTRREISFQAKKNIIIGNNGKGKSNILEALSLPVSPLVESHPEYLISRGEKTFFIQYSLTQDTLSFSYTLEGKKRKYAIGSKATTKQNLRSRYPHVVSFHPQAMNLMYLGPSERRLFLDELLSQCYPIYRTHLQKYKKIVQHRNKVLKNISDQKSSVSELEFWNEKFISSALEIYKYRKKFVRFLESRAQSLNKFLFGKVETISFEYISHINLDTIESSLKEATQQLQSREILLRKTLRGPHLDDFNIILDGVPLIHYASRGEVKSILLGLKFLETQYLQEQAAEKEIIFIVDDILSELDASHRDLLLEHIDSRQSIISCIEDPGIEGNKIYI; encoded by the coding sequence ATGAAAAACTTTAGAAATTTCACACGTCGTGAAATTTCTTTTCAAGCTAAGAAAAATATTATTATTTGAAATAACTGAAAGTGAAAGAGTAATATATTGGAGGCTTTGAGTCTCCCAGTGAGTCCACTTGTAGAAAGTCATCCAGAATATCTCATAAGTAGAGGTGAAAAGACCTTTTTTATACAGTATTCCCTGACACAAGATACACTCAGTTTTTCCTACACACTTGAGTGAAAAAAAAGAAAATACGCTATAGGCAGCAAAGCAACTACAAAACAAAACCTTCGATCAAGATATCCTCATGTTGTGAGTTTTCATCCTCAAGCTATGAATCTTATGTATCTTGGTCCGAGTGAAAGACGCTTATTTTTAGATGAACTACTCAGTCAGTGTTATCCAATCTATAGAACACATCTTCAAAAATACAAAAAAATAGTACAACACAGAAATAAAGTCCTCAAAAATATTAGCGACCAAAAGTCGAGTGTTTCAGAACTTGAGTTTTGGAATGAAAAATTTATATCCAGTGCTCTTGAAATTTATAAGTACCGAAAGAAGTTTGTCCGATTTCTAGAATCAAGAGCTCAAAGCTTAAATAAATTTCTTTTTGGAAAAGTGGAAACTATTTCTTTTGAATATATAAGTCATATTAATTTAGATACTATTGAATCTTCGCTGAAAGAAGCAACACAACAACTTCAATCAAGAGAAATCTTGTTGCGTAAGACTCTTCGTTGACCACATTTAGATGATTTTAATATTATTCTTGACTGAGTTCCACTCATTCATTACGCATCGAGAGGAGAAGTAAAAAGTATATTACTTGGACTCAAGTTTTTAGAAACGCAGTATTTACAAGAACAAGCAGCTGAAAAAGAAATAATATTTATAGTAGATGATATACTCAGTGAACTTGACGCTTCTCATCGAGACCTATTACTTGAACATATTGATTCAAGACAATCAATCATATCTTGTATCGAAGATCCATGAATTGAATGAAACAAAATTTATATATAA
- a CDS encoding glycosyltransferase family 4 protein, producing MNPSKIIILHDTFLYKGGGERLILMMGKALNADIASGFFSSGSFNLRKEGFTGKMISISSEVFTKGFRHIKLKYNFMFGTSFLKEYETIIFSGDSISAVRNCNLESKKIYYCHTPPRYLYDLHDLYLKKVPFLLRPVFKLACIVFKHLYENDLKKIDVILTNSKNTQDRIKRYLGYDSQVLYPPVDTSKFVYLKQDDYFLSFARLADAKRVDRIVEAFIKLPNQNLKVIYGKNDPQKDKIFSLAQGYPNIELVTLEDNDLLYTYLGNARASIYIPIDEDFGMSPVESMSAGKPVIGVNEGGLKETIIHEKTGFLIHPKCEIQDIMDAVMYLSPEKCLSMRTDCEDRADTFGLESFETELQRLVH from the coding sequence ATGAACCCTTCCAAAATTATAATTCTTCACGATACTTTTCTTTATAAATGAGGATGAGAAAGACTCATCCTTATGATGTGAAAAGCATTAAATGCTGATATTGCTTCTTGATTTTTTAGTTCATGAAGCTTTAATCTTAGAAAAGAAGGTTTTACTGGAAAAATGATCTCTATTTCAAGTGAGGTATTTACAAAGTGATTTCGTCATATAAAACTGAAGTACAACTTCATGTTTTGAACCTCATTTTTAAAAGAGTATGAAACGATTATTTTTAGTTGAGATTCCATTAGTGCCGTGAGAAACTGCAATCTTGAATCTAAAAAAATATACTATTGTCATACTCCACCAAGATACCTCTATGATTTACATGACTTGTATCTTAAAAAAGTCCCATTTCTTCTTCGACCAGTTTTTAAACTTGCGTGCATAGTATTTAAACACCTCTATGAAAATGACCTCAAAAAAATAGATGTAATACTCACAAACTCCAAAAACACTCAAGATAGAATCAAAAGGTATCTTGGATATGATTCTCAAGTTCTCTATCCACCAGTTGATACATCGAAGTTTGTATACTTGAAGCAAGATGATTATTTCCTAAGTTTTGCTCGACTTGCAGACGCAAAAAGAGTAGACAGGATAGTAGAAGCATTTATAAAACTTCCCAATCAAAACCTCAAAGTAATTTATGGGAAAAATGATCCACAAAAGGATAAGATATTTTCACTTGCGCAGTGATACCCAAATATTGAGCTGGTAACTCTAGAAGATAATGATCTTCTCTATACATATTTAGGAAATGCGAGAGCAAGTATTTACATTCCAATAGATGAGGATTTTGGTATGAGCCCCGTTGAAAGTATGTCAGCTTGAAAACCAGTTATTTGAGTGAATGAGGGATGATTAAAAGAAACAATTATTCATGAAAAAACGGGTTTTCTTATTCATCCAAAATGTGAAATTCAGGATATTATGGACGCGGTCATGTACCTCAGTCCAGAAAAATGTCTTTCTATGAGAACGGATTGTGAGGACAGAGCAGATACATTTTGACTAGAGAGTTTTGAAACAGAGTTACAACGACTTGTACATTAA
- a CDS encoding prepilin-type N-terminal cleavage/methylation domain-containing protein, with product MGQSLRAFTLVELIVVITIIGILSTIGFVSYSNYLKGARDSSRYSQLTKLSDSLQVYATQKSLPLPDDSIEITTSGSINVLAYQGYVGSDVLETIDYTNGGRDPKDGSFYTYYLTKDRKSLQLLALMEEGGNTVLNTKFLFNKTIAADYSDRYPKVYGKNLGVLTQKDTNTPVQEISSILSNGYLDIVNTNSSFTAIFSNENSVTGTGVVLTFIKDGGNQDCAQVLRKNTNAKTGNYNINPDGLLSKTVFCEMDFEGGGWTECASENNLCSFEGTKDILYGIFEVGKFKIKNIINSTNCTNGVFGDPAPGIRKNCYYR from the coding sequence ATGTGACAAAGTCTCAGGGCCTTTACCCTCGTTGAACTCATCGTTGTCATAACGATTATTTGAATTCTCTCTACTATAGGTTTTGTTTCATATTCAAATTATTTGAAATGAGCCAGAGATTCAAGTAGATACTCTCAACTCACAAAACTTTCAGACTCACTCCAAGTCTATGCAACTCAAAAATCACTCCCACTTCCAGATGACTCTATTGAAATCACAACGAGTTGATCTATTAATGTCCTAGCGTATCAGTGATATGTTGGAAGCGATGTACTTGAAACTATTGATTATACCAATTGAGGGAGAGATCCAAAAGATGGTTCTTTCTATACCTACTACCTCACGAAAGATAGAAAAAGTCTCCAACTTTTGGCACTCATGGAGGAGGGTTGAAATACAGTACTTAATACTAAATTTTTATTTAATAAAACGATTGCTGCAGATTACTCAGACAGATATCCAAAAGTATACTGAAAAAACCTTTGAGTTCTCACACAAAAAGACACCAATACTCCAGTTCAAGAAATAAGTTCTATTCTGAGTAATGGATATTTAGATATAGTGAATACAAACTCATCTTTTACAGCCATATTTTCAAATGAAAATTCAGTTACAGGAACTGGGGTAGTTTTAACATTCATAAAAGATTGATGAAATCAGGACTGTGCACAAGTATTGAGAAAAAATACTAATGCAAAAACTGGAAATTATAATATCAATCCAGATTGATTACTTTCCAAAACTGTATTTTGTGAAATGGATTTCGAATGATGAGGTTGGACTGAGTGTGCAAGTGAAAATAACCTTTGTTCTTTTGAAGGAACAAAGGATATCCTATATTGAATTTTTGAAGTGGGTAAGTTTAAGATAAAAAATATAATTAATAGTACTAATTGTACAAATTGAGTATTTTGAGATCCTGCACCATGAATTAGGAAAAATTGTTATTATAGATAG
- a CDS encoding aspartyl/glutamyl-tRNA amidotransferase subunit C, translated as MSISQDDLQKIGKKLSKIPADNEKLLKNISDIVDYMELLSEVDTTGVIPTISVIENKALLREDVLISSDATPDELLNCTKQKVVAHQIVLPNIMN; from the coding sequence ATGAGTATATCGCAAGATGACTTACAAAAGATAGGAAAAAAACTGTCTAAGATTCCAGCTGACAATGAGAAGCTTCTTAAAAATATTTCTGATATTGTTGATTATATGGAGCTCTTATCTGAAGTAGATACAACAGGTGTTATTCCAACTATTTCTGTCATAGAAAACAAAGCTCTTCTCCGAGAAGACGTCCTTATTAGTTCTGACGCAACTCCAGATGAGCTTCTTAATTGCACAAAACAAAAGGTTGTGGCACATCAAATTGTACTTCCCAATATCATGAATTAG
- a CDS encoding rRNA pseudouridine synthase encodes MSSNNSSNILALNKPKGYIVTRSDEKGRKTVYDLLPDWAFDDGWMPIGRLDLDSKGLLLFTKDGKIGNELTKSGGCIKTYEILVRGHVTDMHIQSALKGVETAIGILKVHNVEKIGNAGAKTKLRVQINEGKNRHIRRLFGAMTDPKFRTPLKVLELSRVSIGSLKLDIVSGKWRFLSQNEEHELLRY; translated from the coding sequence ATGTCGTCGAATAATTCAAGCAATATTCTCGCACTCAATAAACCCAAAGGATATATTGTCACTCGGTCAGATGAAAAATGACGAAAAACAGTCTATGATTTGTTGCCAGATTGGGCATTTGATGATGGATGGATGCCAATTGGAAGACTCGATTTGGATTCAAAATGACTCCTATTATTTACGAAAGACTGAAAAATTGGGAATGAGCTTACAAAGTCATGAGGATGTATAAAAACGTATGAAATACTCGTACGTGGTCATGTCACAGATATGCATATACAATCTGCTCTAAAGTGAGTTGAAACAGCAATATGAATTCTCAAAGTACATAATGTAGAAAAAATAGGCAATGCTTGAGCAAAAACCAAGCTGAGAGTTCAGATTAATGAAGGAAAAAACAGACATATACGACGATTGTTTTGAGCCATGACTGATCCAAAATTTCGAACTCCACTCAAAGTATTAGAGCTGAGTAGGGTAAGTATTGGAAGCCTAAAATTAGATATTGTAAGTTGAAAATGGAGATTTTTGAGTCAAAATGAAGAACATGAATTGCTCAGATATTAA
- a CDS encoding Bax inhibitor-1/YccA family protein, which produces MANPAFNEKSFSGLKNDGESMTISGSINKSIILVSLTVLSAVLAWGYVDIFLPFLIPLVIGAFVFSLVIIFKKETAPYLAPVYALLEGVVIATFSAFFETQYPGIVIQAVTATFAVFLTMLLLYKYRVIQVTQKFRSGVIAATGAIAVLYIISILGSLTGWFEVPFLHSNGPLGIGISIFIVGIAAFNLLLDFDMIEQGSKAHAPKYMEWFAGFGLLITLVWLYLEVLRLLSKIRSK; this is translated from the coding sequence ATGGCTAATCCTGCATTTAATGAAAAGAGTTTTTCATGATTGAAAAACGATTGAGAATCTATGACTATTTCTTGAAGTATTAATAAATCAATAATATTGGTTTCTCTCACTGTATTATCAGCAGTACTTGCATGGGGATATGTTGATATATTTCTTCCATTTCTTATTCCTTTGGTAATTTGAGCTTTTGTATTTTCATTAGTTATCATATTCAAAAAAGAAACTGCTCCTTATTTAGCTCCGGTATACGCACTTCTTGAGTGAGTGGTTATTGCGACATTTTCAGCATTTTTCGAGACACAATATCCTGGAATTGTTATCCAAGCCGTAACAGCTACTTTTGCGGTATTTCTCACAATGTTGTTACTATATAAATATAGAGTTATTCAGGTAACACAAAAATTTAGAAGCTGAGTCATTGCAGCAACGTGAGCTATTGCTGTGCTGTATATTATTTCTATACTAGGAAGTTTGACTTGATGGTTTGAAGTCCCTTTTCTACATAGTAATGGTCCACTTTGAATTTGAATCAGTATCTTTATAGTTGGTATAGCTGCATTCAATTTACTCCTTGATTTTGATATGATTGAACAGTGAAGCAAAGCACACGCTCCAAAATATATGGAATGGTTTGCATGATTTGGACTCCTTATTACGCTTGTATGGCTTTATTTAGAAGTGCTTAGATTACTTAGTAAAATTCGAAGCAAATAA
- a CDS encoding peptidoglycan DD-metalloendopeptidase family protein, with the protein MKKSRYIILLPLFISLTIPVVFALTSKGQMLENFKRQEKEMIFESQTIFLDEGDRNILKTYNKLNVYSSIGDKIQSKREYLEVQNEKINSRVNSLESSIIQFDKDIEELVIEVNKINEQVVSTKDEIDTNKKTIDILQSRIEESTVILLEYIVYLYKKGDYVTTDNDIDNIKSILLSGEKIDELVNDLYFKSIIQLTGQQLIEKHRDFVSRLYVKKLELQESENQLKTLRKQGILERNILDDKRSSKQRILEITKGQEELYQKYISEQLELERDIKVKELKEQIKLNNTKKKLLEKYNCEFVDIQVQQTEFSALDEQCANINKIIFAESRLSGIPLENNPLDWPVNPSLGISSYFNDTGYQRLFGTDHDAIDIMIPMRTEIRAPMDGYVVFIQPVVNTGYAYFAVKHSDGLVSLYGHVNQIDVKLYDFVKKGDVIGLTGGEYGTNGAGLLSTGPHLHFVVYDEEEYNDPLNYLNLSYLSYKSLPSKYQFKYKSDFKSRKGFEYADTSKKQSTSGSTFVIEGENELERQKYLLGTYAVGDFRNWDIWVEESIAGGIDPTFMMCVGLAETSLGKYLKSAYNIGNVGNNDRGDTKDFPNARSAIAAMTSTFNNKYLGKYNTINQLSRYGNKTGAIYASSDFNWHNNITKCMSHVKGEYIPDDYNYRISIK; encoded by the coding sequence ATGAAAAAATCTAGATATATTATACTCCTTCCACTTTTTATCTCACTCACGATACCTGTTGTTTTTGCGCTGACGAGTAAAGGTCAGATGCTTGAAAACTTTAAAAGACAAGAAAAAGAAATGATTTTTGAAAGTCAGACTATATTTTTAGATGAATGAGATAGAAATATTCTTAAAACTTATAATAAACTCAATGTGTATAGTAGTATTTGAGATAAGATTCAGTCAAAAAGAGAATATCTTGAAGTACAAAACGAAAAGATCAATAGTAGAGTGAACTCTCTTGAATCATCAATTATTCAATTTGATAAAGATATTGAAGAGCTTGTTATAGAAGTAAATAAAATAAATGAACAAGTTGTGAGTACAAAAGATGAAATTGATACAAATAAAAAAACCATTGATATCCTTCAGTCTCGTATAGAAGAGAGTACAGTGATACTATTAGAATATATTGTATATCTCTATAAAAAATGAGATTATGTTACGACAGATAATGATATAGATAATATTAAATCAATTCTCCTTTCTGGTGAAAAAATTGATGAATTAGTAAATGATTTATATTTCAAAAGTATTATACAACTTACAGGTCAACAACTTATTGAAAAACATAGAGATTTTGTTTCTCGCTTATATGTTAAAAAACTTGAGCTTCAAGAATCTGAGAATCAACTAAAAACTCTACGAAAACAAGGTATATTAGAAAGAAACATATTAGATGATAAACGGTCTTCAAAACAAAGAATTTTAGAAATAACAAAATGACAAGAGGAATTGTATCAAAAATATATTTCTGAACAGTTAGAACTTGAGCGTGATATTAAAGTGAAAGAGTTAAAAGAGCAGATTAAACTCAACAATACTAAAAAGAAACTTCTAGAAAAATACAATTGTGAATTTGTTGATATCCAAGTACAACAAACAGAGTTTTCAGCTCTCGATGAACAGTGTGCAAATATAAACAAAATTATTTTTGCAGAATCGAGGTTAAGTGGAATTCCATTAGAAAATAATCCATTGGATTGGCCTGTTAATCCATCATTGTGAATCAGCTCGTATTTTAATGATACTGGATATCAACGTCTTTTTTGAACTGATCATGATGCAATAGATATTATGATACCAATGAGAACGGAAATTAGAGCTCCTATGGATTGATATGTTGTATTTATTCAACCAGTTGTTAATACGTGATATGCGTACTTTGCAGTAAAACATAGTGATGGACTCGTAAGCTTGTATGGTCATGTGAATCAAATTGATGTGAAGTTATATGATTTTGTAAAAAAGTGAGATGTAATTGGATTGACGTGATGAGAATATGGTACAAATGGAGCGTGATTACTCTCAACTTGACCTCATCTCCACTTTGTAGTGTATGATGAAGAGGAATACAATGATCCTCTCAATTATCTCAATTTATCATATTTGTCATATAAAAGTCTACCAAGTAAATATCAATTTAAATATAAATCTGACTTTAAGTCTCGAAAATGATTTGAATATGCAGATACCTCTAAAAAACAAAGTACTTCTGGAAGTACGTTTGTCATCGAATGAGAAAACGAATTAGAAAGACAAAAATATCTCCTAGGAACCTACGCTGTAGGGGACTTTAGAAACTGGGATATATGGGTAGAAGAATCAATTGCAGGTTGAATAGACCCAACATTTATGATGTGTGTCTGACTCGCTGAAACATCTCTGGGAAAATATCTCAAGAGTGCTTATAATATTTGAAATGTCTGAAACAACGATAGGGGAGATACCAAAGATTTCCCAAATGCCCGTTCAGCTATTGCAGCAATGACATCCACTTTTAATAATAAATATCTCTGAAAATATAATACGATTAACCAACTCAGTAGATATGGAAATAAAACCTGAGCCATCTACGCATCAAGTGACTTCAACTGGCATAATAATATTACCAAATGTATGAGTCACGTGAAAGGAGAATATATACCAGATGATTATAATTATAGAATCAGTATTAAGTAA
- the tsaE gene encoding tRNA (adenosine(37)-N6)-threonylcarbamoyltransferase complex ATPase subunit type 1 TsaE, which translates to MKKELRLQEIQKIQLNLQKPCLVFLYGDLGAGKTTLSQSIINNQLSGKVSVTSPTYVYYNRYEDIYHFDLYRIRDYDEFVSIGGEEILDNNDGIILIEWPELLEKYYTPDIKIILSKTQDNLKREIEIESIIPQNHCFG; encoded by the coding sequence GTGAAAAAAGAACTAAGACTTCAAGAGATACAAAAAATACAGCTCAATCTTCAAAAACCATGCTTAGTATTTTTATATTGAGATTTATGAGCTGGAAAAACAACCCTTTCACAGTCAATAATTAATAATCAATTGAGTGGTAAAGTTTCAGTTACATCACCAACCTATGTATATTATAATAGATATGAAGATATATATCATTTTGATCTCTATAGAATACGAGATTATGATGAGTTTGTATCTATAGGATGAGAAGAAATACTTGATAACAATGATTGAATCATATTAATTGAATGGCCAGAGCTGCTTGAAAAATATTATACTCCAGATATAAAAATCATCTTGAGTAAAACTCAAGATAATTTGAAAAGAGAGATAGAAATAGAATCTATTATTCCTCAGAATCATTGTTTTGGTTAA
- a CDS encoding sugar transferase, whose amino-acid sequence MKHHELTFSAIKIPLDFFVIFFSFFLAKQIRLISDGIPGLYLPVQTIDTGYLSVFAIFGSILYITLFASHHLYSLQISHSKVAELGDIVRYSIYWFLFFSVGVYLGNGIVYSGAEIPRLIIVFTTILAMFGSMSVRIILNFIQSSLLQNNIIAKRNILLVSNKSETKMSGILKDISASKIYNIVGYANSSPNENISLKFYDGISKIEKLISHHKCDEILYIDSDFNKKELYRLWELSRIYGVRYRYITNNFDITKTNTTLSLINQTPVIEIQNTPLENWGRILKRVFDIFASLFILIITFPFWIIIAIFIKYEDSEGPVIYKNRRIGQNGIIFNCFKFRYLKWKFCIKESYGTENETDPAIEIENNLIKNQSKRNGPLYKIHEDPRKTKIGTFLEKYSLDELPQFLNVLTGEMSIVGPRPHQPREVQKYEQYQQRLLTVKPGITGMAQVNGREENNFVKEAELDIFYIENWSFILDLKIMLKTLSVIFNRK is encoded by the coding sequence ATGAAACATCATGAATTAACATTCTCTGCAATAAAAATTCCACTTGATTTTTTTGTTATCTTTTTTTCTTTTTTTCTCGCAAAACAAATCCGTCTTATTTCAGATGGGATTCCTGGTTTATATCTACCAGTTCAAACAATAGATACCTGATACCTTAGTGTTTTTGCTATCTTTGGATCGATTCTTTATATTACATTATTTGCGAGTCATCATTTATATAGCTTGCAAATTTCTCACTCAAAAGTTGCTGAGTTAGGAGATATTGTAAGATATAGTATATATTGGTTCTTATTTTTCTCAGTTGGAGTCTATCTTTGAAACTGAATTGTATATTCTGGAGCTGAAATCCCAAGACTTATCATCGTATTTACAACTATTTTAGCGATGTTTTGAAGCATGAGTGTTAGAATCATCCTCAATTTTATTCAATCGTCACTCTTGCAAAATAATATTATTGCAAAACGAAATATATTACTAGTATCAAATAAATCAGAAACGAAAATGTCTTGAATTCTCAAGGATATTTCAGCTTCCAAAATTTACAATATAGTGTGATACGCAAATAGCTCACCCAACGAAAATATATCACTTAAATTTTACGACGGCATATCCAAAATAGAGAAACTTATCTCTCATCACAAATGTGATGAAATTCTCTATATAGATAGTGACTTTAATAAAAAAGAATTGTATAGACTTTGGGAGCTTTCAAGAATTTATGGAGTCCGATATAGATATATCACTAACAATTTTGATATAACAAAAACCAATACTACCCTCTCACTCATCAATCAAACTCCTGTCATAGAAATACAAAATACTCCACTTGAAAATTGGGGACGAATTCTTAAAAGAGTATTTGATATCTTCGCCTCACTTTTTATACTCATCATCACCTTTCCATTCTGGATTATTATAGCAATATTTATAAAATATGAAGACTCAGAAGGTCCTGTCATCTATAAAAACAGAAGAATAGGTCAAAATTGAATAATATTTAATTGTTTTAAATTTAGGTATCTTAAATGGAAGTTTTGCATAAAAGAAAGTTATGGAACTGAAAACGAAACGGATCCAGCAATAGAAATAGAAAATAATCTTATTAAAAACCAAAGTAAACGTAATTGACCACTTTACAAAATTCATGAAGATCCGAGAAAAACAAAAATCGGAACATTTTTAGAAAAATATTCTCTCGACGAATTGCCTCAATTTCTCAATGTACTTACCTGAGAGATGAGTATAGTCGGTCCACGACCTCATCAACCTCGAGAAGTTCAAAAATATGAACAGTATCAACAAAGGCTTTTGACTGTAAAACCATGAATTACTGGAATGGCTCAAGTAAATGGTCGTGAAGAAAATAACTTTGTAAAAGAAGCAGAACTCGATATATTTTATATTGAAAATTGGAGTTTCATACTTGATCTCAAGATCATGCTGAAAACTCTCTCCGTTATATTTAACCGTAAATAA
- a CDS encoding YmdB family metallophosphoesterase, translating into MKVLIFGDIYGRLGRKAISENIGALREKYEPDFVIANIENATSGRGPISEHAEYIEGLGVDLMTGGDHIFDNGPSISNYFTSEKCKLIRPANFYESDEFSLVGKGYKIIEKKGKRLLVLQLLGEVFMSHKVSNPFHAAKKILSEVDPSSYDAVVVDFHRETTAEIYGLAHFLDGDISLIYGTHTHIQTNDCHILKAGTGIIGDVGMNGPFEGVIGASFASVKKRFLSGVQRGKIEQQLSGKYKINAVFAEIDEVTKKCTSIEAISFTS; encoded by the coding sequence TTGAAAGTCTTAATTTTTTGAGATATTTACGGGCGACTTTGAAGAAAGGCAATTTCTGAAAATATTTGAGCACTCAGAGAGAAATATGAGCCAGATTTCGTCATTGCTAATATTGAAAATGCTACTTCAGGTCGAGGTCCTATCTCAGAACATGCTGAATACATTGAATGATTGTGAGTTGATCTTATGACAGGTTGAGATCACATATTTGATAATGGTCCAAGTATAAGTAACTATTTTACGAGTGAAAAGTGTAAACTTATTCGACCTGCAAATTTTTATGAATCAGATGAATTTTCTCTCGTGTGAAAAGGCTATAAAATTATTGAAAAAAAATGAAAACGACTTTTAGTACTTCAGTTGCTTTGAGAAGTATTTATGTCACACAAAGTCAGTAATCCATTTCATGCAGCGAAAAAAATATTAAGTGAAGTTGATCCAAGTAGTTACGACGCTGTAGTAGTAGATTTTCATAGAGAAACTACAGCTGAAATCTATGGTCTGGCTCATTTTCTCGATGGTGATATTAGTCTAATTTACGGAACACATACCCATATACAAACCAATGATTGCCATATTCTTAAAGCCTGAACTGGAATAATTGGTGATGTTGGAATGAATGGTCCATTTGAGTGAGTTATTGGGGCAAGTTTTGCTTCTGTTAAAAAAAGATTTCTTTCATGAGTTCAGAGAGGAAAAATAGAGCAACAACTCAGTGGAAAATACAAAATAAACGCTGTTTTTGCTGAAATTGATGAAGTAACAAAAAAATGTACTTCAATCGAAGCAATATCTTTTACATCATAG